The Diadema setosum chromosome 1, eeDiaSeto1, whole genome shotgun sequence genome has a window encoding:
- the LOC140226873 gene encoding E3 ubiquitin-protein ligase RNF8-like, with translation MAGSGAQWCLQKVDTATTSKYNIIPLKNGDEVSIGRGTDVSIQMVAAKNALNLSRKHCIFKQLENGSWTVIDNKSLNGVYVNDQKVHPLAPTTLCDGDKLELGRRPAAGETNEFIYRVSKLEQSAEEVEKLLKAWKRRAEKVRQRFAARGSMNLDSESSIKSNSQAGSGSGSLPADRKRKACEDGSAFPDSTANVPSTSGEAKRTRVSCEGDSAVDSKNSEFRKLAEELGSNMSTEEMKELMDLLNSTKEGNVLERLRSTVKKQEEEQEENVRLEEVYKTRVEEKEKELRQKDEKLLELQEEALKMQSRLQKEKEEALAKMQEEMQAVLETQVKEKETVLMEQLRQQREDLLHEKEKVESTLQEEFSKQLAEKDRNLKEEQEAMRGQLEEAIREKEAQMLAQLEAEKQAVIREKEKVEEKLHTALEKDKGLEEEKQRLDAIIQQKEKEKADMEMEVEASRQKREQEEQETIAKARQAALEDFADVMENELQCSICSELFIQATTLNCSHSFCAYCIDAWLKRKRECPICRAPTTSHNRSIVLDNYIDKMVERLGEEARQRRREILQERQGKKQTGHSQWTGSHIGDVMIGKIEMVAHWSIELGCVDSRSVSVEASFECSLGFPNTLDPTNSASDEIHNISGTGSTSDVALGVVREAARVAGERVTLMDVCTTYDAPTG, from the exons ATGGCGGGATCGGGAGCGCAGTGGTGTTTACAAAAGGTGGACACAGCTACGACGTCGAAGTATAACATAATTCCTCTGAAGAATGGTGATGAG GTATCTATTGGGAGAGGTACAGATGTCAGTATTCAGATGGTGGCAGCCAAGAATGCACTGAATCTTTCCCGCAAACACTGCATCTTCAAGCAGCTCGAGAACGGGAGCTGGACTGTGATCGACAACAAG AGTTTGAATGGTGTTTACGTCAATGATCAGAAAGTGCATCCCTTGGCGCCTACAACGTTATGCGATGGAGATAAGCTGGAATTGGGCAGGAGGCCCGCAGCTGGGGAGacaaatgaatttatttacCGTGTAAGCAAATTAGAACAGTCTGCAGAGGAGGTGGAGAAACTCCTCAAGGCATGGAAGAGGAGGGCGGAGAAGGTGCGACAAAGGTTTGCTGCCAGGGGATCGATGAACCTTGATAGCGAAAGCAGCATCAAGAGTAACTCGCAGGCCGGGAGTGGCAGTGGTTCCCTGCCAGCGGACAGAAAGCGGAAAGCATGCGAGGACGGCAGCGCCTTTCCCGACTCGACGGCCAACGTCCCGTCGACGTCTGGGGAGGCGAAGAGGACTAGGGTTTCGTGCGAGGGTGACTCTGCTGTCGACTCCAAGAACTCGGAGTTCAGGAAACTGGCCGAGGAGCTCGGCTCCAACATGTCGACGGAAGAGATGAAGGAGCTGATGGATCTGCTGAACAGCACCAAAGAAGGGAACGTGCTGGAGAGACTCCGGTCCACCGTCAAGAAGcaggaggaggagcaggaggagaACGTGAGGTTGGAGGAGGTCTACAAGACCAGGgtggaggagaaagagaaggagctgCGGCAGAAGGACGAGAAACTGTTGGAGCTCCAGGAGGAGGCCCTAAAGATGCAGAGTCGACTccagaaggagaaagaggaggccCTGGCCAAGATGCAGGAGGAGATGCAGGCTGTCCTGGAGACGCAGGTCAAGGAGAAGGAGACGGTGCTGATGGAGCAGCTGCGACAGCAGCGAGAAGACCTCCTCCACGAGAAAGAGAAG GTTGAGAGCACACTGCAGGAGGAGTTCAGCAAGCAGCTGGCCGAGAAGGACCGGAACCTGAAAGAGGAGCAGGAGGCCATGAGGGGTCAGCTGGAGGAGGCCATCAGGGAGAAGGAGGCCCAGATGTTGGCCCAGCTGGAGGCGGAGAAGCAGGCTGTCATCcgggagaaagaaaaa GTTGAAGAGAAGCTGCACACAGCCCTGGAGAAGGACAAAGGCTTGGAGGAAGAAAAGCAACGACTCGACGCCATCATTCagcagaaagagaaggagaaggcaGACATGGAGATGGAG gtGGAAGCAAGCCGGCAAAAACGTGAGCAAGAAGAGCAGGAGACGATAGCAAAGGCCCGGCAAGCAGCGCTGGAAGATTTTGCAGATGTCATGGAAAATGAACTGCAATGCAGTATCTGTTCGGAGCTCTTCATACAG GCGACCACTTTGAACTGCTCCCACTCATTCTGTGCGTACTGCATCGACGCCTGGCTGAAGCGCAAGAGGGAGTGCCCGATCTGCCGAGCCCCAACGACCTCCCACAACCGCTCCATCGTCCTCGACAACTACATCGACAAGATGGTGGAGAGGCTGGGGGAGGAGGCGAGACAGAGGCGAAGAGAGATCCTGCAGGAGAGACAGGGTAAGAAACAAACAGGTCACTCACAGTGGACAGGA AGTCATATCGGTGATGTAATGATTGGGAAGATTGAAATGGTGGCCCACTGGAGTATTGAGCTTGGCTGTGTTGACAGTAGATCTGTGTCCGTAGAAGCGTCTTTTGAGTGTAGTCTTGGTTTCCCCAACACACTGGATCCTACAAACTCTGCAAGTGATGAGATACACAACATTAGTGGTACCGGTAGTACAAGTGATGTTGCCCTTGGTGTGGTGAGAGAGGCCGCTAGAGTTGCTGGTGAAAGAGTCACTCTCATGGATGTGTGTACTACATATGATGCACCTACTGGCTGA